One window from the genome of Treponema sp. OMZ 838 encodes:
- the trxA gene encoding thioredoxin: MAVLHLNQENFDKTINDAETALVDFWAPWCGPCKMLGPVFEEAEKEVNGKAVLAKVNVDEQQDLAVRFGVTSIPTLILFKNGKEVKRSLGFIDKAKILALL; this comes from the coding sequence ATGGCTGTACTACATTTAAATCAGGAAAATTTTGATAAGACAATCAATGATGCTGAAACGGCATTGGTAGATTTTTGGGCACCGTGGTGCGGGCCTTGTAAGATGCTTGGTCCCGTTTTTGAAGAAGCGGAGAAGGAAGTTAACGGAAAAGCCGTTCTTGCGAAGGTCAATGTAGACGAACAGCAAGACCTTGCAGTAAGATTCGGCGTTACCAGTATTCCGACGCTTATCCTTTTTAAAAATGGAAAAGAAGTTAAACGCTCTCTCGGATTTATTGATAAAGCAAAAATACTGGCGTTGCTCTAA
- a CDS encoding TIGR00282 family metallophosphoesterase, with the protein MGDELTLFFGGDICGTLGVDIAVRVIPELLKAEKLDFIIVNGENAAKGSGIELEQAERLFAAGVDVITGGNHSMERFDLRAGFGQEPRILRPANYPLAPGSGIIAVRKPQGTLTVLNIQGRENMRPIDCPFQTADRLLAEQAGGIVMVDFHAESVQEKEALAYYLDGRVSCVFGSHTHTQTADERILTGGTGYITDAGMIGAFHSIIGSSIEAAVARSLTLTPQTFNIPETGEALFCGIIARVSLETKKTLSLKRVYKAGI; encoded by the coding sequence ATGGGTGATGAACTGACTCTTTTTTTCGGCGGAGATATTTGCGGAACACTCGGTGTCGATATTGCAGTACGAGTGATACCGGAGCTGCTCAAAGCTGAAAAACTTGATTTTATAATCGTAAACGGAGAAAATGCGGCGAAAGGCTCCGGCATAGAATTGGAACAAGCCGAGCGGTTATTTGCTGCCGGAGTTGATGTGATTACCGGCGGGAATCACAGTATGGAGCGGTTTGATTTGCGAGCCGGTTTCGGACAGGAACCACGGATACTGCGCCCTGCAAACTACCCGCTTGCGCCGGGTAGCGGCATCATCGCCGTGCGTAAACCTCAAGGGACGTTGACGGTACTGAATATCCAAGGAAGGGAAAATATGCGCCCAATCGATTGTCCCTTCCAAACGGCTGACCGTTTATTAGCGGAACAGGCTGGCGGCATAGTTATGGTGGATTTCCATGCGGAATCGGTACAGGAAAAAGAGGCGCTCGCGTATTATCTTGACGGGCGTGTTTCCTGTGTGTTCGGCTCTCATACCCATACGCAAACCGCCGATGAACGTATCCTCACAGGCGGTACCGGTTACATTACCGATGCAGGTATGATAGGGGCATTCCATTCGATCATCGGCAGCTCTATTGAAGCTGCTGTAGCCCGAAGCCTCACACTTACCCCGCAAACCTTCAACATACCGGAAACCGGAGAAGCACTATTCTGCGGTATTATTGCAAGGGTATCATTGGAAACAAAAAAAACGCTTTCGTTAAAACGGGTATATAAGGCGGGTATCTAA
- a CDS encoding SufS family cysteine desulfurase codes for MYKQYFPLLQNRNIHYLDAAATAQRPQAVLDGVQAYYTRSNGNAGRGSHTLAMESSALIEAARTAVSDFIGADDSGEVIFTKNATESLNIIAYCYGLEQLHAGDEIIIAIANHHANLIPWQFVARKTGAALRYVYLDEHGNFDMAGFKTLLGSRTKIVAVTAAVNTTGVVFPVQEIITEAHKHGAVAVIDAAQSIAHFPHDVAAWDCDFLAFSGHKLYAEFGAGVLYAKRTLIEKMPPFLYGGSMIDYVGEQTSEFKAGGAKYEGGTLDAAAIHSLQLSIDFLKKLGLEELHSYVEGLHRSLLTALKSLDFVEAYYTDAQRRVPTVAFNVKDVHSHDTAYILDEQGVMVRSGHHCTQPLMDYMGINSCCRASLGIYNTQEDIDALAAALKKVYDVFKR; via the coding sequence ATGTATAAGCAATACTTCCCGTTGCTACAAAATCGGAATATTCACTATTTGGATGCTGCCGCAACTGCGCAGCGTCCGCAGGCAGTGCTCGACGGCGTACAGGCGTACTACACCCGCAGCAACGGAAATGCAGGACGCGGCTCCCATACCCTTGCGATGGAATCTTCCGCGTTGATTGAAGCCGCCCGCACTGCGGTAAGCGATTTTATCGGCGCCGACGATTCCGGCGAGGTCATTTTTACCAAGAATGCGACTGAATCGCTCAATATCATTGCATACTGCTACGGATTAGAGCAGCTTCACGCCGGCGATGAAATAATCATTGCAATTGCCAACCATCACGCAAACCTTATTCCGTGGCAGTTCGTTGCGCGGAAAACCGGCGCCGCGCTGCGGTATGTTTACCTTGATGAGCACGGCAACTTCGACATGGCGGGTTTTAAAACCCTGCTCGGCAGCCGCACCAAGATTGTAGCGGTAACCGCCGCCGTCAATACCACCGGCGTTGTCTTTCCGGTACAAGAGATTATCACGGAAGCGCATAAGCACGGCGCCGTCGCCGTTATCGATGCGGCTCAGTCCATCGCGCACTTTCCGCATGATGTTGCGGCATGGGATTGCGACTTTCTCGCGTTTTCGGGGCACAAGCTCTATGCAGAGTTCGGCGCCGGAGTGCTGTATGCCAAGCGCACACTGATCGAAAAAATGCCGCCCTTCCTTTACGGCGGCAGCATGATTGATTATGTCGGCGAGCAAACCAGCGAATTTAAAGCGGGCGGTGCAAAGTACGAAGGCGGTACCTTAGATGCCGCTGCAATTCATTCTTTACAGTTGAGTATCGACTTTTTGAAAAAGCTCGGACTTGAAGAATTGCATAGCTATGTGGAAGGATTGCACCGCTCACTCTTAACCGCCTTAAAAAGCCTCGACTTTGTAGAAGCGTACTATACGGATGCGCAGCGGCGGGTACCAACCGTCGCCTTTAACGTCAAAGACGTCCATTCGCACGACACTGCGTATATTCTGGATGAGCAAGGCGTTATGGTCAGAAGCGGACACCACTGCACGCAGCCGCTAATGGACTACATGGGTATCAACTCCTGCTGCCGCGCAAGCCTCGGCATCTACAACACGCAGGAAGACATCGACGCCCTCGCCGCCGCCCTCAAAAAAGTGTACGATGTGTTTAAGCGGTAG
- the sufD gene encoding Fe-S cluster assembly protein SufD: MRNDNYFKRLDYHIQDVPAAPFSGIFFHTESKTAQYLPIEDFLKTCSAEQVAKIFNTEKSPREKNCGLGKRFTDEVQAKRNSGFYLKIEADKAEYAKNRPEAMQDFFVRFTVDAAHSVLFDRSYIDIADNAAARLILYFDTDEKSPALQSYRNGLISIRVGKHAAVEIIKIQNFADTALNFETVRMDVGERARVTVHDIQLGSQKSGVSYSSYMQEDWAEVYIFPLYFVDKTRRMDLEHNLIINGKSTLSEIKARGALKNEAHKVFRGNIFLNKGCSASVARFADNSIMLDKNAAGTSIPTIFCDEDDVIGEHAASFAAIDKEKLYYLMSRGFDELSAKKLIIDAAFRPVFNSIPDEAIRNRLNEEFDARLSTQIQAQADKTAAASKTGTAISGTETAASDSAQGKMGAAHV; the protein is encoded by the coding sequence ATGAGAAACGACAACTATTTTAAACGGCTCGATTACCATATACAGGATGTACCGGCGGCTCCTTTTTCCGGTATCTTTTTTCATACGGAATCTAAAACCGCGCAGTATCTGCCGATTGAAGACTTCCTCAAAACATGCAGTGCGGAGCAGGTTGCAAAAATATTCAACACCGAAAAGTCTCCGCGCGAAAAAAACTGCGGACTGGGGAAACGTTTTACCGATGAGGTGCAGGCAAAGCGGAACAGCGGTTTTTACCTCAAAATTGAAGCTGATAAAGCTGAATACGCTAAGAACAGACCCGAAGCGATGCAGGACTTTTTCGTACGCTTCACCGTTGACGCGGCTCATTCCGTGTTGTTTGACCGGAGCTATATCGACATAGCGGATAACGCTGCGGCGCGGCTCATCCTCTACTTCGATACCGACGAAAAATCCCCCGCGCTGCAATCGTATCGGAACGGACTTATCAGTATCCGTGTCGGGAAACATGCCGCAGTCGAGATTATCAAAATTCAAAACTTTGCAGACACCGCGCTCAACTTTGAAACGGTGCGGATGGATGTCGGCGAAAGAGCACGGGTAACCGTTCACGACATACAGCTCGGTTCGCAAAAAAGCGGTGTGTCCTATTCTTCCTATATGCAGGAAGATTGGGCGGAAGTGTATATCTTCCCGCTGTACTTTGTCGATAAAACGCGCCGGATGGATCTTGAACATAATCTGATTATCAACGGCAAGAGCACGCTGTCGGAGATAAAAGCCCGCGGCGCGCTGAAAAACGAGGCTCATAAGGTTTTCCGCGGCAATATTTTCTTGAATAAGGGCTGCTCAGCCTCTGTCGCCCGCTTTGCGGATAACAGTATCATGCTTGATAAAAATGCCGCCGGTACGAGTATCCCGACCATCTTCTGCGATGAGGATGACGTTATCGGAGAGCATGCCGCGAGCTTTGCCGCCATCGATAAAGAAAAACTCTACTATTTAATGAGCCGCGGCTTCGACGAACTCAGCGCAAAAAAACTGATTATCGACGCTGCATTCCGCCCCGTTTTTAACAGTATTCCTGATGAGGCAATACGGAACCGGCTGAACGAGGAATTTGATGCACGCCTATCAACGCAGATTCAGGCGCAAGCGGATAAAACGGCTGCAGCATCAAAAACCGGAACAGCAATATCCGGCACCGAAACAGCGGCGTCAGACAGTGCTCAAGGCAAAATGGGAGCGGCACATGTATAA
- the sufB gene encoding Fe-S cluster assembly protein SufB: MSNDFRDSRSPLFQTRKRTFISDIERGIYDIKDKIDYQYSTGVGLNEDVVRKISARKLEPKWMLDLRLQSLQYFFERPMPDWGADISDLNIQEIIHYIVSDEKPMATDWDQVPEEIKQTFDRLGIPKAEQTSLAGVGAQYDSEVVYHSLQKNLADQGVVYLDMESAVLRYGDLVREHFMKLIKPNDHKFAALHGAVWSGGSFVYVPKGVKVELPLQSYFRLNANQSGQFEHTLIIVDEGAYLHFIEGCSAPKYYKNALHAGAVELYVGKKATMRYSTIENWSRNLYNLNTKRAIVEEDGAIEWVSGSFGSRVTMLYPMSILKGDRSRSEFTGVTFASAGQCLDTGTKTVHIGKNTVSEMHSRSIAKNGGESNYRGLLVIGKEATGAKALAECESLMLDNESRTDTIPIIENHTDDADIGHEAKIGRISDSMILYLMQRGLDEATAKSLIIKGFVEPISKELPLEYAVELNNLISIELEGTIG, translated from the coding sequence ATGAGTAATGATTTTAGAGATTCTCGCTCGCCCCTGTTCCAAACGCGGAAGCGCACCTTCATCTCCGATATTGAGCGGGGTATTTACGATATAAAGGATAAAATCGATTATCAGTATTCCACCGGTGTCGGTTTGAACGAAGATGTGGTGCGAAAGATTTCCGCCCGCAAGCTCGAACCCAAGTGGATGCTTGACCTCAGACTGCAATCTTTGCAGTATTTTTTTGAACGGCCGATGCCGGACTGGGGTGCCGATATTTCCGACCTCAATATTCAAGAGATTATCCATTATATAGTTTCGGACGAAAAGCCGATGGCAACCGACTGGGATCAGGTACCGGAGGAGATTAAACAGACCTTTGACCGGCTCGGTATTCCCAAAGCGGAACAAACCTCGCTGGCAGGCGTCGGCGCTCAGTATGATTCGGAAGTAGTGTATCACAGCTTGCAGAAAAATCTGGCAGACCAAGGGGTTGTGTACCTCGATATGGAATCGGCGGTGCTGCGGTACGGTGATCTTGTCCGCGAGCATTTTATGAAGCTGATAAAGCCCAACGATCATAAGTTTGCCGCGCTGCACGGTGCGGTATGGTCGGGAGGCTCGTTTGTGTATGTACCCAAGGGCGTCAAGGTCGAACTCCCGCTGCAATCTTATTTCAGACTGAACGCGAACCAATCAGGGCAGTTTGAACACACGCTGATTATCGTCGATGAAGGCGCTTATCTGCACTTTATCGAAGGATGCAGCGCACCTAAGTACTATAAAAATGCGCTCCACGCGGGCGCCGTCGAGCTGTATGTCGGCAAAAAGGCGACCATGCGCTATTCCACTATTGAAAACTGGTCGCGCAACCTCTACAACCTGAACACCAAACGGGCAATCGTAGAAGAAGACGGCGCTATCGAATGGGTGTCCGGCTCGTTCGGCTCGCGCGTAACAATGCTCTATCCTATGAGTATTTTGAAGGGAGACCGCTCGCGCTCCGAGTTTACCGGCGTTACCTTCGCTTCCGCGGGGCAGTGTCTCGACACCGGTACTAAAACCGTCCATATCGGTAAGAACACCGTGTCCGAAATGCACTCGCGCTCCATTGCGAAAAACGGCGGCGAATCAAACTACCGCGGTTTGCTGGTTATCGGTAAAGAAGCAACCGGCGCGAAAGCGCTCGCCGAATGCGAATCCCTGATGCTGGATAACGAGTCCCGCACCGACACCATCCCGATTATCGAAAACCATACCGACGATGCCGACATCGGACACGAAGCGAAGATCGGACGCATTAGCGATTCGATGATTCTGTACCTAATGCAGCGCGGCCTCGACGAAGCGACGGCTAAATCCTTGATTATCAAAGGCTTTGTCGAACCGATCTCCAAAGAGCTTCCGCTCGAATATGCCGTCGAGCTGAATAACCTTATTTCCATTGAGCTGGAGGGGACGATAGGCTGA
- the sufC gene encoding Fe-S cluster assembly ATPase SufC produces MKPLLHIENLHLSVNEKPILHNLNLTINAGEVHVVMGPNGAGKSTLAAAIVGNPVFQVNQGSIFFNGELLNDLPVFERARKGIFLSFQNPEEIPGLKVEEFLRAAKEAVTGKKIPALTFHKELMRLMQTLSINPEYADRSLNVGFSGGEKKKNEILQLAVLQPKLAILDETDSGLDIDATRIVFEGVAKLKTPDMGILIITHHSKVLDYLKPDYVHVLINGSLVKTGGIELVEHIQKHGYAGM; encoded by the coding sequence ATGAAACCGCTATTACATATAGAAAATTTACATCTATCGGTGAATGAAAAGCCGATTTTGCATAATTTGAACTTGACCATCAACGCAGGCGAGGTACACGTGGTTATGGGGCCGAACGGCGCCGGAAAATCCACGCTTGCCGCAGCGATTGTCGGGAATCCCGTCTTTCAGGTAAATCAGGGTTCAATTTTCTTTAATGGAGAATTACTCAATGATCTGCCCGTTTTTGAGCGGGCGCGGAAAGGTATCTTTCTTTCTTTTCAAAATCCCGAAGAAATTCCGGGCTTAAAAGTAGAAGAATTTCTCCGCGCTGCAAAGGAAGCCGTCACCGGTAAAAAAATCCCGGCGCTCACCTTTCATAAAGAACTGATGCGTTTAATGCAAACGCTCAGCATCAATCCCGAGTATGCAGACCGCAGTTTGAATGTGGGCTTCTCCGGAGGCGAAAAAAAGAAGAACGAAATATTACAGCTCGCGGTGCTCCAACCCAAGCTCGCTATTCTGGACGAAACGGATTCAGGTTTGGATATCGATGCCACCAGAATTGTATTTGAGGGCGTTGCAAAACTGAAAACGCCGGATATGGGTATTTTAATCATCACTCACCACAGCAAGGTGCTCGATTACTTAAAGCCCGATTATGTCCACGTGTTGATTAACGGATCACTGGTAAAGACTGGTGGCATCGAGCTGGTAGAGCATATTCAAAAGCACGGATACGCAGGGATGTAG
- the aroC gene encoding chorismate synthase translates to MAGNTFGTIFTVTTFGESHGAAIGVVVDGCPAGIPLELEDFTAAFNTARPSGTFETARREPNIPEILSGVFEGKTLGTPIAVLLRNADARPHDYEALKDIYRPGHADFAYEAKYRRRDWRGGGRASGREAAARIAAGVIAKKVLAHYPVPHPAQYTACTADGKPLDGTSAVGEHRPQHGSILPITIETSAIEIVGIPCAPISATDELPSEINSKLASIKQAGDSAGAIVQCMVQNVPAGLGEPVFDKLEAELAKAVLSIGSVKGIAFGAGFQLARMSGSEANALDKNHHGGISGGISDGKDIVFQAVIKPVPSIAQEQIMETASGDRMSHAITGRHDVCLYRRIMPVIDAMVAIVLADMMLRQGAAQILKV, encoded by the coding sequence ATGGCAGGAAATACATTCGGAACGATCTTTACAGTTACTACCTTTGGCGAAAGCCACGGAGCCGCAATCGGCGTTGTCGTTGACGGCTGCCCCGCCGGTATTCCGCTGGAGCTTGAAGATTTTACCGCTGCGTTTAATACGGCACGGCCTTCGGGTACTTTTGAAACCGCGCGGCGGGAACCGAATATACCCGAAATCCTTTCCGGCGTATTTGAAGGCAAAACCCTCGGAACGCCGATTGCGGTGCTTTTGCGCAACGCCGATGCGCGTCCGCATGACTACGAAGCACTAAAAGACATATACCGTCCCGGTCATGCGGATTTTGCCTACGAGGCAAAATACCGCCGCCGCGACTGGCGCGGCGGCGGACGCGCATCGGGACGTGAAGCCGCTGCACGAATTGCTGCAGGCGTTATCGCAAAGAAAGTGCTGGCACACTATCCGGTACCGCATCCCGCACAGTATACGGCGTGTACAGCTGACGGTAAGCCGCTGGACGGCACATCCGCTGTCGGAGAACACCGCCCGCAGCATGGTTCTATCCTCCCGATCACCATTGAAACCTCAGCAATAGAAATTGTAGGCATCCCCTGCGCCCCGATCTCTGCAACGGATGAACTCCCTTCGGAAATAAATAGTAAACTCGCTTCGATTAAACAGGCAGGCGATTCCGCCGGAGCTATTGTACAATGTATGGTGCAGAATGTTCCTGCCGGTCTCGGTGAACCGGTCTTTGATAAGCTCGAAGCGGAACTCGCAAAGGCGGTGCTCTCCATCGGCAGCGTTAAGGGTATTGCATTCGGGGCGGGCTTTCAGCTGGCACGTATGTCCGGTTCGGAAGCAAACGCTCTCGATAAAAATCATCACGGGGGAATTAGCGGCGGCATATCCGACGGAAAAGACATTGTGTTTCAGGCAGTCATAAAGCCGGTGCCTTCAATCGCTCAAGAACAGATAATGGAAACCGCAAGCGGAGACCGCATGAGTCATGCTATTACGGGACGGCATGATGTCTGCCTCTATCGGCGGATCATGCCTGTTATCGATGCGATGGTTGCCATTGTGCTTGCGGATATGATGCTTCGGCAAGGAGCAGCTCAAATCTTAAAAGTTTAA
- a CDS encoding leucine-rich repeat protein → MRTQKKGTQMKRAAVLNLLLFVFVYAGCKQPSITVNSYPVSFSAIGGTVTASVDGKAITNGEFVGVGKTVTFIAHPQSGMKVARWTGIDKSEDKVTITLTVKAGVSVTAECTAIMHMVTFTQPEHGNLTASIDGKDFTGGTVAEGKTVLFKAEPNKGYTVKQWTGAGKEGCTDTTVGLIVEKTSAVAVEFIDIESLVEKYTVSFTGTPENGTLSAKVDGEAFTGGTVQKGKTVVFTAAPAAGYRVKKWTGTDNPASTDKTAVLTVKENVTVSVEFESAVIPVQKFNVTFTQPKLGSLKAQLDGIPFTGGEVEQGKVIVFSTDIPSCCRIKQWNGTDTPAHTNPLATLTVSAPVTVSVDLEYNSIVDSSLLTINGNVLEKCDPAAEGVVEIPAGVTTIKEQAFKSCPYITGVLIPNSVTEIGKEAFYECERLTAISISKGVTSIGKSAFYNCKRLTAVDIPNSVTTIGESAFQYCSQLRSITLPKDLTAISGGMFSQCDALETIHLPKSITNIGAGAFSGCRNLETITLPKRITEIKAYTFSDCRSLRTFNWGEAQVQTIGAKAFKNCAFTEIVLPKTVKRIDEKAFESSRIESLKITGESITMKKLIFLSCQRLKNLVILSQSCRFEFEHSEFEQYPKLFSYKRPRPNSFSGLDTYGSVPADLRVTVKFEGVRSTLASQSDIPYNKIMVEPALE, encoded by the coding sequence ATGCGTACACAAAAAAAGGGAACACAAATGAAAAGAGCAGCTGTTTTAAACCTCTTGTTATTTGTGTTTGTATACGCAGGCTGTAAGCAGCCATCCATTACGGTTAATTCATATCCGGTTAGCTTTAGCGCTATCGGGGGAACCGTTACCGCCAGTGTAGACGGAAAGGCAATTACAAACGGGGAATTCGTTGGAGTCGGAAAGACCGTAACCTTTATCGCTCATCCGCAAAGCGGTATGAAGGTTGCACGCTGGACGGGAATAGACAAATCCGAAGACAAAGTTACCATAACACTGACCGTAAAAGCAGGCGTTTCGGTAACCGCAGAATGCACGGCAATTATGCATATGGTTACATTTACGCAACCCGAACACGGAAATCTTACGGCAAGTATTGACGGAAAAGACTTTACGGGTGGAACTGTAGCGGAAGGAAAGACGGTGCTTTTTAAGGCGGAACCGAATAAGGGCTACACCGTTAAGCAATGGACGGGTGCGGGAAAAGAAGGCTGTACCGACACCACGGTTGGCTTAATAGTAGAAAAAACGAGCGCCGTAGCCGTTGAGTTTATTGATATAGAAAGCCTTGTGGAAAAATATACGGTGAGCTTTACCGGAACACCGGAGAACGGTACGCTGAGTGCTAAGGTGGACGGAGAAGCCTTTACCGGCGGCACCGTGCAAAAAGGGAAAACTGTTGTTTTTACCGCAGCCCCTGCTGCCGGATACCGTGTAAAGAAATGGACGGGAACGGATAATCCTGCAAGTACTGATAAAACGGCTGTACTAACGGTAAAAGAAAACGTAACCGTTTCGGTGGAATTTGAAAGCGCTGTTATTCCGGTGCAGAAGTTTAATGTTACCTTTACCCAGCCAAAGCTGGGGAGTTTAAAGGCGCAGCTCGACGGCATCCCCTTTACCGGAGGCGAAGTAGAACAGGGTAAGGTTATTGTGTTTTCTACTGACATTCCCAGCTGCTGCCGTATTAAGCAGTGGAACGGCACCGACACACCGGCGCATACAAATCCTCTTGCGACGCTGACGGTCTCTGCTCCCGTAACGGTTTCCGTTGACCTTGAATATAACAGTATCGTTGATTCTTCATTGCTAACGATTAATGGTAACGTGTTGGAAAAATGCGATCCTGCTGCAGAAGGCGTAGTGGAAATCCCTGCCGGTGTTACGACTATTAAGGAGCAGGCATTTAAAAGTTGTCCATATATTACCGGTGTGCTTATCCCAAATTCCGTTACCGAAATTGGCAAAGAAGCATTTTATGAATGCGAAAGGCTTACAGCAATCAGCATATCTAAGGGTGTTACATCTATCGGCAAGTCAGCATTTTATAACTGCAAAAGACTGACGGCTGTAGATATACCGAACAGTGTTACAACTATCGGTGAGTCCGCATTTCAGTACTGTTCACAATTAAGAAGCATCACCTTACCGAAAGATTTAACGGCAATAAGTGGTGGCATGTTTTCACAATGCGACGCTCTTGAAACTATTCACTTGCCGAAAAGTATTACAAATATTGGTGCTGGGGCTTTTAGTGGGTGTAGAAATTTAGAGACAATAACACTTCCAAAGAGGATAACCGAGATAAAGGCCTATACTTTTTCAGATTGTAGAAGTCTCCGTACTTTCAATTGGGGGGAAGCACAGGTACAGACAATAGGTGCTAAAGCATTTAAAAACTGCGCTTTCACTGAGATTGTATTGCCTAAAACGGTTAAACGGATTGATGAAAAGGCTTTTGAATCAAGCCGTATAGAAAGCCTTAAAATAACGGGTGAATCTATTACAATGAAAAAACTCATTTTCCTCAGTTGCCAGCGATTAAAGAATTTAGTAATTTTATCACAAAGCTGCCGTTTCGAATTTGAACATTCCGAATTTGAACAATATCCTAAGTTGTTTTCCTATAAGCGGCCGAGACCAAACTCATTTAGCGGTCTTGATACCTATGGGAGTGTTCCAGCCGATTTAAGAGTTACCGTAAAATTTGAAGGGGTAAGAAGTACTTTAGCCAGCCAAAGCGATATTCCTTATAATAAGATCATGGTTGAGCCGGCTTTAGAGTAA
- a CDS encoding DUF3298 and DUF4163 domain-containing protein, whose product MKNFSRTLRISATVGFILVLCCLAFAVYAKDKDKNKKQGISYEADIDYPVFEKEPLLNAQVSDVVQKALEAFNSEFFSAEAPAYPQGFQFDIDSSSVYEDSKHISFLLTVYQYAGGAAHGSTTLIPITYSKQTKKLLSLEEALQPAKKDWLAVLSTEARKQLNAQVQKKTFSSDEDWINRGTEPTKENFAVFKLEKNSVRIVFSQYQVGPYASGMPEIVVPRSLFK is encoded by the coding sequence ATGAAGAATTTTAGCCGCACTTTACGTATAAGTGCAACAGTCGGTTTTATTTTGGTGCTATGCTGCTTGGCGTTTGCTGTCTATGCGAAGGATAAAGATAAAAACAAGAAGCAGGGAATCAGCTATGAAGCCGACATCGACTATCCCGTTTTTGAAAAAGAACCCCTTCTCAATGCCCAAGTTTCCGATGTTGTTCAGAAGGCACTTGAAGCCTTTAACAGCGAATTCTTTTCTGCGGAAGCTCCCGCCTATCCGCAAGGTTTTCAATTCGATATCGACAGCAGCTCGGTATACGAGGATTCGAAGCATATCAGTTTTCTCTTAACTGTCTATCAATATGCCGGCGGCGCAGCACATGGCAGCACCACCCTTATTCCGATAACCTACAGCAAGCAAACAAAGAAGCTGCTTTCATTGGAAGAAGCTTTGCAACCGGCAAAAAAAGACTGGCTTGCAGTTCTTTCAACTGAGGCGCGTAAACAGCTGAATGCTCAAGTTCAAAAGAAGACCTTTAGCTCCGACGAAGATTGGATTAACAGAGGTACGGAACCTACAAAAGAAAATTTTGCGGTCTTTAAGCTTGAAAAAAATTCCGTCCGCATTGTCTTTAGTCAATACCAAGTCGGGCCGTATGCTTCCGGTATGCCGGAAATTGTTGTTCCCCGCTCGTTGTTTAAGTAG